A stretch of the Equus caballus isolate H_3958 breed thoroughbred chromosome X, TB-T2T, whole genome shotgun sequence genome encodes the following:
- the LOC100055943 gene encoding putative MAGE domain-containing protein MAGEA13P encodes MSLGERSRGGQAVPGVSQGKDPEYLPRAPTHTRTEGTAQWPTSHTLLFDLESAGRASWLHPEEISQVFQQVLRGQMNQEDRRPLEHYLREDLLRWPLSELTRLSFSHSSSLPQANWHPSPTFCPHSCLLPPTQVIIPHGQKNQCCKLELDLQAQREVQGLMGAEVPVAEGKEVASSSVSPLIQGTPEVVPAAGTTSLPQSSQKTCSSPTAIKATPLSKSNEGSSSREEGPSTSQSPTDPKYLLSDELNKKVAEAVQFLSVKYITKEPITKAEMLKSIIREHQGHFPAIFRKVCECMEVVFGIEVKEVDPTSHSYVLIKTLDLTYDGMLTDDQGMPKTGLLILILGVIFIEGNRGPEKRIWEVLNMIEVYAGRKDFIYGEPRKLITKDLVQEKYLEYWQMPNSNTPCYKFLWGPRAHAETSKRKVLEFFAKVSGADPTSFQSWYEEALRDEKERAQTKVATTDGTTAIASESSSVTSSGFSCLE; translated from the coding sequence ATGTCCTTGGGTGAGCGGAGCAGAGGAGGCCAGGCAGTGCCAGGAGTCAGTCAAGGTAAGGACCCTGAATATCTACCAAGGGCCCCTACCCACACCAGAACAGAAGGGACAGCACAGTGGCCAACCTCACACACCCTACTGTTTGACCTGGAATCTGCAGGCCGTGCCAGCTGGCTACACCCTGAGGAAATTTCTCAGGTCTTCCAACAGGTTCTTAGGGGACAGATGAATCAGGAAGACAGGAGACCCCTTGAGCACTATCTAAGGGAAGACCTGTTAAGATGGCCTTTGTCAGAACTGACAAGGTTGAGTTTCTCacactcttcctctctccctcaggcCAATTGGCACCCATCACCCACCTTCTGCCCACACTCCTGCCTGCTGCCCCCAACACAAGTCATCATACCTCACGGTCAGAAGAATCAGTGCTGCAAGCTTGAACTAGACCTTCAGGCCCAAAGAGAGGTTCAGGGCCTGATGGGTGCAGAGGTTCCTGTAgctgaggggaaggaggttgcctcctcctctgtctctcctttGATCCAGGGCACCCCAGAGGTGGTGCCTGCTGCTGGAACAACAAGTCTTCCCCAGAGTTCTCAGAAAACCTGCTCCTCCCCCACTGCCATCAAAGCCACTCCATTGAGCAAATCAAATGAGGGCTCCAGCAGCCGAGAAGAGGGTCCGAGCACTTCTCAGTCTCCAACAGATCCTAAGTACTTGCTCAGTGATGAGCTAAACAAGAAGGTGGCTGAAGCGGTGCAGTTCCTGAGTGTTAAGTATATAACAAAGGAGCCCATCACAAAGGCAGAGATGCTGAAGAGTATCATCAGAGAGCACCAGGGCCACTTCCCTGCAATCTTCAGGAAAGTCTGTGAGTGCATGGAGGTTGTCTTTGGCATTGAAGTGAAGGAAGTGGATCCTACCAGCCACTCCTATGTGCTCATCAAAACACTAGACCTCACCTATGATGGGATGCTGACTGATGACCAGGGCATGCCCAAGACAGGCCTCCTGATACTTATCCTGGGTGTGATCTTCATCGAAGGCAACCGTGGCCCTGAGAAGAGGATCTGGGAGGTGCTGAATATGATTGAGGTGTATGCTGGGAGGAAGGATTTCATCTATGGGGAGCCCAGGAAGCTCATCACCAAAGATTTAGTGCAGGAAAAGTACCTGGAGTACTGGCAGATGCCCAACAGCAATACTCCATGCTACAAATTCCTGTGGGGTCCAAGGGCCCATGCTGAAACCAGCAAGAGGAAAGTCCTGGAGTTTTTCGCCAAGGTCAGTGGGGCTGACCCCACTTCCTTCCAATCCTGGTATGAGGAAGCTttgagagatgagaaagagagagcccAGACGAAAGTTGCCACCACCGATGGTACTACTGCTATAGCCAGTGAAAGTTCCAGTGTCACATCTAGCGGCTTCTCCTGCCTTGAGTGA